The proteins below come from a single Tenuifilum thalassicum genomic window:
- a CDS encoding alpha/beta hydrolase, whose protein sequence is MEPIKETWKSSSGKKLFAWHIEPNVEPKGIVLIVHGHGEHSLRYLPWAERFAYNGFVVQTWDHIGHGQSEGRRGHVKYFEQLLFEIDLAITKIREKFPKLPIILYGHSMGGNIVLNYAVNRPAKIDLLIATSPWLHLTNPPSPFMEAVSSFMNVVFPIIQIKSTVKPEQISRIPEEVEKYANDPLNHGLITPRLYTSIRKSTKYILKNGGKIKIPTLLMHGNADTITSHKTTSELSRKIPNATYVEWEGCYHELHHEDVRDKVFSSILDWINEKL, encoded by the coding sequence ATGGAACCGATAAAAGAAACTTGGAAATCGTCAAGCGGAAAAAAACTTTTTGCTTGGCACATTGAACCTAACGTTGAACCAAAAGGAATAGTCCTTATTGTTCATGGACACGGAGAGCACTCGTTGCGCTATTTGCCATGGGCAGAGAGGTTTGCTTACAATGGTTTTGTTGTTCAAACATGGGACCATATAGGCCATGGACAGTCGGAGGGTCGACGTGGACATGTAAAGTACTTTGAGCAGCTCCTGTTCGAAATTGATTTGGCGATAACAAAAATTCGGGAAAAGTTTCCCAAGCTTCCTATTATTCTTTACGGGCATAGCATGGGTGGAAACATTGTGCTTAACTATGCAGTTAACCGACCAGCAAAAATCGATTTACTAATTGCTACTTCTCCCTGGCTACACTTAACCAATCCTCCATCGCCTTTTATGGAAGCAGTTAGCAGTTTTATGAATGTGGTCTTTCCAATAATTCAAATTAAATCGACTGTTAAGCCTGAGCAGATCTCAAGAATTCCCGAAGAGGTGGAAAAGTATGCTAACGATCCGCTGAATCATGGTCTTATTACGCCCAGGTTATACACATCTATAAGAAAATCAACTAAATATATCTTAAAAAATGGCGGTAAGATAAAAATACCAACTTTACTAATGCATGGTAATGCAGACACCATAACATCGCATAAAACAACTAGCGAACTTTCACGAAAAATTCCCAATGCAACATATGTTGAGTGGGAGGGTTGTTACCATGAACTTCATCACGAGGATGTTAGGGATAAAGTTTTTAGTAGCATATTAGATTGGATAAATGAAAAGCTCTAA
- a CDS encoding aldo/keto reductase, with product MSNENLKLSPIVWGHWRLAEWNLSPKELLELSQKCIDLGIDTIDSADIYGNYSCEKLFGDALALNSSVRKSLKIITKCGIKLLSDKNPDVYVKHYDYSAKHIIGSVENSLKNFRTDYIDMLLLHRPSPLLNPEEVAMAFSKLKESGKVLHFGVSNFLPHQVDMLREFISVPIEVNQVEISPLQLEHLQNGNLDHMIKNHIVPMAWSPLGGGRLLKPKNEHEKGIYETIFKIAKNHSALPDQIIISWLTSHPSKIVPIVGSGKFERISNAMKAANIKLSLQEWFEIYSAALNNEVP from the coding sequence ATGAGTAACGAAAATCTAAAACTTTCACCAATTGTTTGGGGGCATTGGCGTTTGGCAGAATGGAATCTATCACCCAAAGAACTTCTTGAATTAAGCCAAAAATGCATCGATTTAGGAATCGACACAATTGACAGTGCCGATATATATGGAAACTACTCATGTGAAAAGCTTTTTGGCGATGCCCTTGCGTTAAATTCATCTGTCCGCAAAAGTTTAAAAATAATAACAAAGTGCGGAATCAAGCTTCTATCGGATAAAAATCCTGATGTTTATGTAAAACATTACGACTATAGCGCAAAACACATTATTGGTTCAGTTGAAAATTCATTAAAAAACTTCCGAACCGATTATATCGACATGCTATTGTTGCATCGCCCTTCCCCATTGCTCAACCCCGAGGAGGTTGCCATGGCCTTTAGCAAGCTTAAAGAATCTGGAAAGGTCTTACACTTTGGGGTTTCAAACTTTCTTCCCCACCAGGTGGATATGTTAAGAGAATTCATATCTGTACCCATTGAGGTTAATCAGGTTGAAATTTCACCTTTACAACTTGAGCACCTACAAAATGGGAATTTAGACCACATGATTAAAAACCATATAGTTCCCATGGCTTGGTCGCCCTTAGGTGGTGGAAGATTGCTCAAACCAAAGAACGAGCATGAAAAAGGTATTTATGAAACTATTTTCAAAATAGCGAAAAACCATTCAGCCTTACCAGATCAAATTATCATTAGCTGGCTTACCTCACATCCCTCCAAAATAGTACCCATTGTGGGAAGCGGAAAGTTTGAACGTATTTCAAATGCCATGAAAGCGGCTAACATTAAACTTTCGCTACAAGAGTGGTTTGAAATTTATTCAGCAGCTCTGAATAACGAGGTTCCCTAA